The Shewanella sp. MTB7 genome includes a window with the following:
- a CDS encoding (2Fe-2S)-binding protein, translating into MKISFKLNSQLISVDVDPLQSLLVTLRDELHMQAAKQGCGEGECGSCSVIMNNVMVNTCLMPTIQAKGAALVTLEGLRDTAKGQCVINALLEAKGVQCGFCTPSMVLALYHLLDNRTYADITPTDKQIRQALAGNLCRCTGYGMIVEAAKIAAKKWEEIW; encoded by the coding sequence ATGAAGATTAGTTTTAAACTCAATAGCCAATTGATCAGCGTCGATGTCGACCCACTGCAATCTTTACTTGTCACCTTAAGGGATGAATTACACATGCAGGCGGCGAAACAGGGCTGCGGCGAAGGTGAGTGTGGCAGCTGTTCTGTCATTATGAATAATGTAATGGTCAATACCTGTTTGATGCCCACGATTCAGGCCAAGGGAGCCGCATTGGTCACCCTTGAAGGATTAAGGGATACCGCTAAGGGACAGTGCGTTATCAATGCACTGCTCGAGGCCAAAGGCGTGCAATGCGGATTTTGCACACCCTCTATGGTACTGGCGCTTTATCATCTGCTCGACAATCGCACTTATGCGGATATAACGCCGACGGATAAGCAAATTCGTCAGGCTTTAGCAGGCAATCTTTGTCGTTGTACCGGTTACGGGATGATTGTTGAAGCGGCCAAGATTGCTGCGAAGAAGTGGGAGGAGATATGGTAA
- a CDS encoding xanthine dehydrogenase family protein molybdopterin-binding subunit yields MDRGNIPFKWQEATGRAQFISDRHFDNLLEARLFRSTCARAKIIDIKLPKLPAGYFIFGAKDIPGKNELLMVQSDWPVFADSEVRYFGEIILLLVGPELKVLDSLAKLIRIEYQRLTPAFTPQESQRLIQGAIHNKNAIDEQKNVFDSHKLNKGDIEAGFAQAEHIFEEAISTGYQEHVYLETQGIVGYPKNGKIVIEGSMQCPWYVHHCISAVLGSEDVRVIQAPTGGAFGGKEDYPDVLAGALCVAVQRLKQPIRLVLSRSEDMAFTPKRHPINFHYRTGVDSQGKIVAMDVKIDINAGAYLSLSGIVLQRAITSCTNVYDIANVAVEATAWATNTVPCGAFRGFGSPQTCFGIETHLNHIANKLGLDAAEFKRAHLLTTQSKTLTGADIFGDLVLEKMYAEICKTSDYHAKVQAYRQQVRTADKLSGIGMALFQHGCGFAGDLEATLVKAVVRLVKDANDKIEIQVSNTDIGQGLSLTFCQIVADALQCHLSSVRLGVADTEHVPDSGPTVASRSIVIVGYLLERAAKKLADIWLTGTAQNVEERYSKPDYHQWDQQTFKGNAYQTTSYGINVVELEVDSATGVSEITGLWAIYDVGHVIDEAVFKGQIDGGFVQALGYGGLEVMTLDNEGRFQQTNMADYVIPTALDVPEIHSSVVDNPYQYGPQGAKGGGELTHNGGAAAYCAAIECAINHPINAIPVTPEVVCSILYGKGDDLASMTQEEQGNED; encoded by the coding sequence TTCGATAACCTGTTAGAAGCGCGGCTGTTTCGCTCAACATGTGCAAGAGCCAAAATTATTGATATTAAATTACCCAAGCTCCCCGCTGGGTATTTTATCTTTGGTGCAAAAGATATACCCGGGAAAAACGAGTTACTGATGGTGCAATCAGACTGGCCCGTATTCGCCGACAGTGAAGTTCGTTACTTCGGTGAAATCATTTTGTTGCTGGTAGGGCCTGAGCTTAAGGTACTTGATAGTTTAGCTAAGTTAATCCGCATAGAATATCAACGGCTAACCCCAGCGTTTACCCCTCAAGAATCCCAACGACTTATTCAGGGTGCCATTCATAATAAAAACGCGATTGATGAACAGAAGAATGTGTTCGACAGCCATAAGCTGAACAAAGGCGATATTGAAGCGGGATTTGCTCAGGCAGAGCACATATTTGAAGAAGCGATAAGTACTGGATATCAAGAACATGTATATCTAGAAACTCAAGGCATTGTTGGCTATCCCAAAAATGGGAAAATCGTTATCGAAGGCTCGATGCAATGCCCTTGGTATGTGCACCACTGCATATCTGCAGTGCTGGGAAGCGAAGATGTACGCGTGATACAAGCCCCCACAGGCGGAGCATTTGGCGGTAAAGAAGATTACCCGGATGTGCTGGCTGGTGCGCTTTGCGTTGCTGTGCAAAGATTAAAACAGCCGATAAGACTCGTGCTTTCGCGCAGTGAGGATATGGCTTTTACACCTAAACGTCATCCTATTAACTTTCACTATCGAACCGGTGTCGATAGCCAGGGCAAAATCGTGGCTATGGACGTCAAGATAGATATCAATGCTGGTGCTTACCTTAGCCTCTCAGGGATCGTATTACAGCGGGCCATTACTTCCTGTACTAATGTCTACGACATTGCCAATGTGGCAGTGGAGGCGACGGCTTGGGCGACCAATACCGTCCCTTGCGGCGCCTTTAGAGGATTTGGCTCACCACAGACTTGTTTTGGTATCGAAACTCACCTTAATCATATTGCGAATAAATTAGGCCTAGATGCCGCTGAATTTAAGCGTGCCCATCTGCTCACCACTCAATCTAAAACACTCACTGGCGCCGATATCTTTGGTGACTTAGTGCTGGAGAAGATGTATGCCGAGATTTGTAAGACCAGTGATTATCACGCCAAAGTACAAGCCTACCGCCAGCAAGTAAGAACTGCTGACAAGTTATCTGGTATAGGAATGGCCCTGTTTCAACATGGCTGTGGCTTTGCTGGCGATCTTGAAGCCACCTTAGTTAAGGCCGTTGTGCGTCTAGTGAAAGATGCCAATGATAAGATTGAGATCCAAGTATCTAATACCGATATAGGCCAAGGCTTAAGCCTGACATTTTGTCAGATAGTGGCGGATGCACTCCAGTGTCATTTGAGCTCAGTCCGACTCGGTGTTGCCGACACTGAGCACGTACCAGACTCGGGTCCAACGGTGGCTTCTCGCTCCATTGTGATTGTGGGTTACCTATTAGAAAGAGCAGCAAAAAAATTGGCTGATATTTGGCTAACTGGCACAGCACAGAATGTCGAGGAAAGATACAGTAAACCTGATTACCATCAATGGGATCAGCAGACATTTAAAGGCAATGCTTATCAGACGACCAGTTATGGCATCAATGTGGTCGAACTTGAAGTGGACAGCGCCACAGGCGTCAGTGAGATAACAGGCCTATGGGCGATTTATGATGTGGGACATGTCATCGATGAGGCTGTATTCAAGGGTCAGATAGACGGTGGCTTTGTACAGGCATTGGGTTACGGAGGTCTTGAGGTGATGACCCTCGATAACGAGGGTCGATTCCAACAAACTAATATGGCTGATTACGTTATTCCTACCGCCTTAGATGTACCAGAAATCCACAGTTCAGTGGTAGATAACCCCTATCAATATGGCCCTCAAGGAGCCAAAGGTGGCGGCGAGTTAACCCATAATGGTGGCGCAGCAGCTTACTGCGCAGCAATTGAGTGCGCCATTAATCATCCCATCAATGCTATTCCAGTGACTCCAGAAGTAGTGTGCTCGATACTTTATGGCAAGGGAGATGATTTAGCGTCAATGACTCAAGAGGAGCAAGGCAATGAAGATTAG